The Thermobifida halotolerans sequence GGGTTCGTCTCGGTGACGACCAGGGCCGTAATCGACGAGATCGGCCGCAACCACGTGGACGCGCGGACAGCGGTCGTCAATGCCTCGTGGATCTCGGTTGTCAATGGCGACTCGTTGGAACTACTTGTCGCCTTCAGCACGTGGAGTGAGCGCATGGGGCTGACTGACGACCACAACGTCGGGGAGACCACTCTGTGCGCCTACGCCGAGGTCAACGGCGGCACGCTGGTGCTGGACGACCGAGCGGCCCGCAAGGTCGCAGAGCGGCATGGCCTGACGGTTCGGGGCACCGTCGGTCTGATCGCTGACGCGTGCAGACGGGGAAGATGCACGGTCACGAACGCGTCTGTACTCGTGGATGACCTCCACGACACGGGGATGCGGCTTCCTTTTCCCAGAGGCGGATTCGAGTCGTGGGCCAGGGAGAAGAAGTTGCTCGGCTGAGGTGAAGACCGGAGCCGAGCTTGTCGCGGGGTCCGTGCGGGCACTGGTGAGAGCGTCCGCGAAGTGCGGAGACGGCTCCATGTTCACTTGATGGTCTCCCGTATGTGAGCCTGTTCTTGTCCTGGCTGGGATGGACACGTCCTGCCAGCAGCGATTCTTCCTCCCCGTCGGGGCGCGGTTCGCCGTCGACGACGTGCCCCGAGCCCCGTGGTGACAGTGGTCACTGTCGGCCTTCTTGGATTGAAGAATTCTTCATGTTCATACATTCTGGTCCGGTCGATCCTCCCGAAACCCCTCGAAAAGTGAAAGAGAGCCGACCGTGCCGGTGCCGCTCTACCAGGCCAAGGCGGAGTTCTTCCGCACGCTCGGCCATCCCGTCCGCATCCGGGTCCTGGAGTTGCTCCAGGACGGTCCGCGGCCGGTGCACGAACTGCTCGCCGACATCGGGGTCGAGGCGTCCAACCTCTCCCAGCAGTTGGCGGTGCTGCGCCGCACCGGGCTGGTGGTCTCCCGGCGCGAGGGCAGCGTGGTGCGCTACGAGCTGAGCACCCCGCAGGTCGTGGACCTGCTGCGAGCCGCGCGCACCATCCTCACCAGCATGCTCGCCGACCAGGGGGAGCTGCTGGCCGAACTGCGCGGGTCCCGGCGGGAGGAGCGGTGAGCACCCCCGCCACGCGCGGCGGCGCGCTGCGCACGGCTCTCGGCCGCGTCACCGGACTGCTTCCGAGGCGTGCGGACCTGGCGCGGATGCGCCACGCCCCCGGACGCAACCTGCTGGCCGGGCTGACCGTCGCCGTCGTCGCGCTCCCGCTCGCGCTGGGCTTCGGCATCTCCTCGGGTCTGGGCGCGCAGGCCGGGCTGGTCACCGCGGTCGTCGCGGGCGCGCTCGCCGCGTTCTTCGGCGGCTCCAACCTGCAGGTCTCGGGGCCCACCGGCGCGATGACGGTGGTGCTGGTGCCCATCGTCGCCCAGCACGGCCCCTCCGGGGTGCTCACCGTCGGCCTCATGGCGGGTGCGCTGCTGGTGCTGCTGGCCCTGCTGCGCGCGGGCCGCTACGTGCGCTACATCCCCGCCTCGGTGGTGGAGGGCTTCACCGTCGGCATCGCCGCCGTCATCGCCCTGCAGCAGGTCCCCGCCGCGCTCGGCGTGCCCACCCCCGAAGGGGAGAGGGTCGTGCTGGTGGCGTGGGAGGCGGTGCGCGACTTCGCCGCCCACCCGAGGTGGACGGCGGTGGGCGTCGCCGTCGGCGTGGCCGCGGTGATGCTGGTCGGCGCCCGGTGGCGGCCCACGGTCCCGTTCTCACTGCTGGCCGTCGCGGCGGCCACCCTGCTCGTCGAGGCCAGCCCCCTGGAGGCGGAGCGCATCGGCGACCTCCCGGCGGGACTGCCCGCGCCCTCGCTCGGCTTCCTCGACCCCTCGCAGACGGCCGCGCTGCTGGGACCCGCCGTCGCGGTGGCGGCGCTGGCCGCGCTGGAGTCGTTGCTGTCGGCCACGGTCGCCGACGGCATGAGCGTCAACCAGCGCCACGACCCCGACCGGGAGCTGTTCGGGCAGGGACTGGCCAACATCGCCGCCCCGCTGTTCGGCGGCGTCCCGGCGACCGCCGCCATCGCCCGCACCGCCGTCAACGTGCGCTCCGGCGCGAGTTCCCGGCTGGCGGCGCTCACCCACGCCCTGATCCTGGCGGGAACCGTCTACGCGGCCGCGCCCCTGGTCGGACGCGTTCCGCTGGCCGCCCTGGCCGGAGTGCTGCTGGCCACGGCGGTGCGCATGGTCGAGGTCGGGTCGGTGCGCGCCATGGTCCGCGCCACCCGCTCGGACGCGTTCGTGCTGGTGCTCACCGCCGTGGCCACCCTCGCCGTGGACCTGGTGGTGGCGGTCCTCGTCGGCATGTTCGTCGCGGGCGCCCTGGCCCTGGTCGCGCTGGCCCGCAACGCCAGCCTCGACCAGGAGGAGTTGGCCCGCCACCTGCCGCCGGGCGACCACACCGACGAGGAGCGCGCGCTGCTGACCGAGCACATCGTCGCCTACCGGATCGACGGGCCGCTGTTCTTCGCCGCCGCCCACCGGTTCCTGCTGGAACTCAGCGAGGTCGCCGACGTGCAGGTGGTCATCCTGCGCATGGCCCGCGTCAACACGGTCGACGCGACCGGGGCGCGGGTCCTCGGCGACGCCGTCGACCGGCTCCGGGCGCGCGGTATCACCGTCATGGTGTCCGGCCTGCGCTCCGGTCAGCTGCGTCCGTTGGAGTCGCTGGGCACCCTGCCGCGGCTGCGGGAGGCGGGCTGCGTCTTCGCCACCACCCCCGAGGCCATCCAGGCGGCTCTGGCGATGCTGCACCGCAACGGGGTGCTGGCGCGGAAGGCCTGACCGGGGCACCCGGGGCGGACGCGGTCCTGCCCGTGCGGTCGCGTCGGGGCGCGGGAGGTGGCCGCACGGGCAGGACCGCGGGGAGGGGGGCTAGATCCCCGGAACGCCGGTGTAGTTCTCCGCCAACTGGGTCGCCGCCGCCCGCGAGGAGGCGATGAACTCCAGGTGGGAGCGTTGCAGCCGGTGGTCGAAGGCGCTGCCGCCGGGGTCGGCGTGCAGCAGCGTGGTCATCCAGTAGGAGAAGTGCTCGGCCCGCCACACCCGGCGCAGCGCGTCGTCGGAGTAGGAGTCGGCCCGCGACTCGTCGCCCTCCAGCAGCCAGGACCGCAGCGCCCCGGCGAGCAGCACCGCGTCGTGCATGGCCAGGTTGAGGCCCTTCGCGCCGGTGGGCGGCACGATGTGGGCGGCGTCCCCGGCCAGGAACAGCCGGCCGTGCCGCATCGGCTCGGTGACGAAGCTGCGCATCGGCGTGACGCTTTTGTCGGTGATGCGCCCCCGGCCCAGCCTCCAGTCGCTGTCGCGCAGCGCGAACCGGGTCTCCAACCCCTCCCAGATCCGCTCGTCGGACCAGTCGGCGGGATCGGTGCCGTTGGGTACCTGCAGGTACAGGCGGCTCACCGTGGTCGAACGCATGCTGTGCAGGGCGAAACCGGTCGGGTGGTGGGCGTAGACCAGCTCGTCGCACGACGGCGGCACGTCCGCGAGGATCCCCAGCCAGCTGAACGGGTAGACGCGGTCGAAGGTGCGCACCGCCTCCTCGGGCAGCGAACGGCGGCCGATCCCGTGGAAGCCGTCGCAGGCCGCCACGGCCTCGCACTCCAGGACGTGCTCGGCGCCTCCGTGCTCGTAGCGGATGCGGGGCCGGTCGCCGTCGACGCCCTCCAGCGCGGTCGCGGTGGCCTCGAACAGGACCTGTCCGCCGTCGGCCAGCCGCCGGGCCACCAGGTCCTTCACGATCTCGGTCTGCGCGTAGATCATCACCCGCCGGTCGACCAGGTCGGTGAAGTCCACCCGGTGCGCACGGCCGTCGAAGCGCAGCTCGATGCCGTGGTGGACCAGCCCGTCGCGGTCCATGCGCTCGCCCACCCCCGCCTCGCGCAGGATCCGGGCGACGCCGTGCTCCACCACTCCGGCGCGCTGGCGGCGTTCGACGTAGTCACGCGGCCGGCTCTCCAGAACGACCGACTCGACGCCGTGGCGGTGCAGCAGGTGCGACAGCAGCAGGCCGGCGGGTCCGGCCCCGATGATTCCCACGCGGGTACGCACGAGGGGGTCCTTTCGACGGGGGGCGGCGGGATCAGTCGGCGGAGGAGTCGGCCAGCACGCGCTGGGCGATCGCGAACGCCTTGTTGGCGGCGGGCACCCCGCAGTAGATCGCCGCCTGGAGGAACACCTCGCCGATCTCGTCGGGGGTGAGCCCGTTGCGCAGCGCCGCCCGCACGTGCATGGCCAACTCCTCCCAGTGGCCCCTGGCCACCAGGGCGGTCAGCACCATGCAACTGCGGGTCCGCCGGTCCAGGCCGGGCCGGGTCCAGATCTCACCCCAGGCGTAGCGGGTGATGAGGTCCTGGAACGGTTCGGTGAACTCGGTGGTGGCGGCCTGGGCGCGGTCGACGTGCGCGTCGCCCAGGACCGCCCGCCGCACCTGCGTGCCCGCGGCGCGGCGGGTCTCGTCGGTGTTCACGGGTTCGGTGCTCCTCGGAGGTCGACTGGATCACGGGGAGTCCGCCGCCATGGCGGACCTCACCCGCGGAAGTGCTGGATGAGCAGTTCGTTGACCGCGGTCGCCTGCTCCCACGACGCCAGGTGCGCGGCGTCGGGCACGATCTCCAGACGGGCGTCGGGGATCGCCTCGGCGATCAGTTCGGCCTGGTCGGGCGGGGTCGAGGGGTCTTCCTTACCCGCCACGACGAGGGTGGGCGCGGTGATGGAGGGCAGGTCGGGCCGCAGGTCCATGTGCTGGATCGCGGCGCAGCAGCCCGCGTAGCCCTCGACGGAGGTCTCACTGATCATGTCGGTGAACAACTCGATGGTGTCGGGCTCGCGTTCGATGTAGGCCGGGGTGAACCAGCGGCCCACCACGGTGGGAGCGAGGGCGCCCGTACCCTGCTCGCGCACCACGCGGATCCGGTCGGCCCACGACTCGGGGGTGCCGAGCTTCGGCGAGGTGCACAGCAGCGCCAGCCGGTCGATGCGCTCGGGCGCGTGCGCGCCCAGCCACATCCCGGTCATGCCGCCGATCGACAGGCCCGCGAAGTGCGCGCGCTCCACCTTCAACCGGTCGAGCAGCCGCAGCACGTCCGAGGCGAGGTCGGCGATGGAGTAGGGACCGGGCGGGGCGGGGGAGTCGCCGTGTCCGCGGATGTCGTAGCGGACCACCCGGAACAGGCCGGTGAGCCCCGCCATCTGCGGATCCCACATGTCCAGGCGGCTGCCCAGCGATCCGCTGAGCACCACCAGCGGCGCGTCCTCGGGACCGTCCACGGTGTAGTTCACCTCAACGCTCATCGTCTCTCCTCACGTCTGTCAGCCGGTCGGAGCGGAATCGGCCGACACGGATGCGTGTTGTTGACGATCATGACCGACTGGACTCTTCACCACACCCACCCCACAGCCCACGGTGTCGTGCGCTGGGACCGATTCGGCTCGGGCGCCCCCGTGGTACTGCTGCACGGGACGCCGTTCTCCTCCTACGTATGGCGGGATGTCGCCCGCGCCCTCGCCGCTACCCACCAGGTGCACGTATGGGACATGCCCGGGTACGGAATCTCCGAGCAGCGCGACGGCCAGGACGTCTCGCTCGCCGCGCAGACGGAGGTGTTCGTCGAGTTGCTGCGGGTCTGGGACCTGGCGGCGCCCGTGGTCGTGGGGCACGACTTCGGCGGCGCGGTGGCGCTGCGGGCGCACCTGCTGCACGGCGTGGACTACCGCGGGCTGGCGCTGGTGGACGCGGTGGCGCTCGCTCCGTGGGGGTCTGCCTTCTTCCGGCTGGTGGGGGAGAACACGCGGGTGTTCGAGGAGCTGCCCGCACACCTGCACGAGGCCCTGGTGCGCGCCTACGTCGCCTCGGCGGGCCACGGCACGCTGCCCGAGCCGGTCCTGGACGCGCTGGTGGCGCCCTGGCTCGGGGAGCGCGGACAGCCGGCGTTCTACCGCCAGATCGCCCAGGCCGACCAGCGCCACACCGAGGAGGTGCGGCCCCGCTACGGGGAGATCGGCCTTCCGGTGCTGGTGTGCTGGGGGGAGGAGGACACCTGGATTCCCCTGGAGAGGGGACGGGAACTGGCGGCGCTCGTGCCCGGTGCGCGGCTGCGGGTGCTGCACGGCGCGGGGCACCTGGTGCAGCAGGACGCACCGGCCCAGTTGACCGCCGCGCTCGCGGAGTTCCTGGCCGCCCTGGACTGACCCGGTCACCGCGCCCCCCTCCG is a genomic window containing:
- a CDS encoding 4-hydroxybenzoate 3-monooxygenase, with protein sequence MRTRVGIIGAGPAGLLLSHLLHRHGVESVVLESRPRDYVERRQRAGVVEHGVARILREAGVGERMDRDGLVHHGIELRFDGRAHRVDFTDLVDRRVMIYAQTEIVKDLVARRLADGGQVLFEATATALEGVDGDRPRIRYEHGGAEHVLECEAVAACDGFHGIGRRSLPEEAVRTFDRVYPFSWLGILADVPPSCDELVYAHHPTGFALHSMRSTTVSRLYLQVPNGTDPADWSDERIWEGLETRFALRDSDWRLGRGRITDKSVTPMRSFVTEPMRHGRLFLAGDAAHIVPPTGAKGLNLAMHDAVLLAGALRSWLLEGDESRADSYSDDALRRVWRAEHFSYWMTTLLHADPGGSAFDHRLQRSHLEFIASSRAAATQLAENYTGVPGI
- a CDS encoding ArsR/SmtB family transcription factor, which gives rise to MPVPLYQAKAEFFRTLGHPVRIRVLELLQDGPRPVHELLADIGVEASNLSQQLAVLRRTGLVVSRREGSVVRYELSTPQVVDLLRAARTILTSMLADQGELLAELRGSRREER
- the pcaC gene encoding 4-carboxymuconolactone decarboxylase is translated as MNTDETRRAAGTQVRRAVLGDAHVDRAQAATTEFTEPFQDLITRYAWGEIWTRPGLDRRTRSCMVLTALVARGHWEELAMHVRAALRNGLTPDEIGEVFLQAAIYCGVPAANKAFAIAQRVLADSSAD
- the pcaD gene encoding 3-oxoadipate enol-lactonase encodes the protein MSVEVNYTVDGPEDAPLVVLSGSLGSRLDMWDPQMAGLTGLFRVVRYDIRGHGDSPAPPGPYSIADLASDVLRLLDRLKVERAHFAGLSIGGMTGMWLGAHAPERIDRLALLCTSPKLGTPESWADRIRVVREQGTGALAPTVVGRWFTPAYIEREPDTIELFTDMISETSVEGYAGCCAAIQHMDLRPDLPSITAPTLVVAGKEDPSTPPDQAELIAEAIPDARLEIVPDAAHLASWEQATAVNELLIQHFRG
- a CDS encoding alpha/beta fold hydrolase — its product is MTDWTLHHTHPTAHGVVRWDRFGSGAPVVLLHGTPFSSYVWRDVARALAATHQVHVWDMPGYGISEQRDGQDVSLAAQTEVFVELLRVWDLAAPVVVGHDFGGAVALRAHLLHGVDYRGLALVDAVALAPWGSAFFRLVGENTRVFEELPAHLHEALVRAYVASAGHGTLPEPVLDALVAPWLGERGQPAFYRQIAQADQRHTEEVRPRYGEIGLPVLVCWGEEDTWIPLERGRELAALVPGARLRVLHGAGHLVQQDAPAQLTAALAEFLAALD
- a CDS encoding SulP family inorganic anion transporter, which codes for MRHAPGRNLLAGLTVAVVALPLALGFGISSGLGAQAGLVTAVVAGALAAFFGGSNLQVSGPTGAMTVVLVPIVAQHGPSGVLTVGLMAGALLVLLALLRAGRYVRYIPASVVEGFTVGIAAVIALQQVPAALGVPTPEGERVVLVAWEAVRDFAAHPRWTAVGVAVGVAAVMLVGARWRPTVPFSLLAVAAATLLVEASPLEAERIGDLPAGLPAPSLGFLDPSQTAALLGPAVAVAALAALESLLSATVADGMSVNQRHDPDRELFGQGLANIAAPLFGGVPATAAIARTAVNVRSGASSRLAALTHALILAGTVYAAAPLVGRVPLAALAGVLLATAVRMVEVGSVRAMVRATRSDAFVLVLTAVATLAVDLVVAVLVGMFVAGALALVALARNASLDQEELARHLPPGDHTDEERALLTEHIVAYRIDGPLFFAAAHRFLLELSEVADVQVVILRMARVNTVDATGARVLGDAVDRLRARGITVMVSGLRSGQLRPLESLGTLPRLREAGCVFATTPEAIQAALAMLHRNGVLARKA